A section of the Triticum dicoccoides isolate Atlit2015 ecotype Zavitan chromosome 7A, WEW_v2.0, whole genome shotgun sequence genome encodes:
- the LOC119332776 gene encoding GDSL esterase/lipase APG-like — MFWTTPKAVRFLVFLAIFLFVEPTTDGREAQPAVPGVMLFGDSLVGVGNNDYLATLVKANMAPYGRDFKDHIATGRFGNGKLLSDIIGEKLGFNGSPPAYLSPQASGQNLLIGANFASAGSGYYDPTARIYHVIPLSRQLEYLKEYQSKLRVVAGNHHAQSIISDSLYIISAGSNDFGFNYYINPLLFLTQNADQFSDRLVGIFNNTVTQLHAMGARRVGVFSLAPLGCALLAITVFGLGRNRCVPRLNDDAQRFNGKLSAAVDSLSNRYHDLKVAVLDIYTPWHSLATSPVSHGFAEARHGCCATGLVEFTVFLCNSLSIGTCPNATTYVHWDSIHPSEAANRVIVDSLGEGINKLVM; from the exons ATGTTCTGGACCACCCCAAAGGCGGTGAGGTTCTTGGTGTTCTTGGCCATCTTTCTCTTCGTGGAACCAACGACAGATGGCAGGGAAGCCCAGCCTGCCGTGCCGGGGGTCATGTTGTTCGGGGACTCGCTGGTCGGTGTGGGTAACAACGATTATCTAGCCACCTTGGTGAAAGCAAACATGGCTCCCTATGGCAGGGACTTCAAGGACCATATCGCTACAGGGAGGTTTGGAAATGGAAAGCTGCTTAGCGATATCATAG GTGAGAAACTAGGGTTTAATGGCTCTCCTCCTGCATATCTTAGCCCACAGGCATCAGGACAGAATCTTTTGATTGGAGCAAACTTCGCATCAGCTGGATCAGGCTACTACGACCCCACAGCACGTATCTAT CATGTAATACCTTTATCCCGACAACTGGAGTATCTCAAAGAGTACCAATCGAAGCTACGCGTGGTGGCTGGGAATCACCATGCTCAATCCATCATCTCAGACTCACTCTATATTATTAGCGCTGGATCAAATGACTTCGGCTTCAACTACTACATCAACCCTTTGCTCTTCTTGACACAGAATGCTGATCAGTTCTCTGATCGCCTCGTTGGCATCTTTAACAACACCGTGACG CAACTTCATGCTATGGGAGCACGACGTGTTGGTGTTTTTTCATTAGCTCCGTTGGGCTGCGCCCTCTTGGCGATCACGGTGTTTGGCCTTGGGAGAAACAGGTGTGTGCCAAGGCTCAACGATGATGCACAAAGGTTTAATGGGAAGTTGAGTGCAGCTGTTGACTCGCTGTCGAACCGGTACCATGATCTTAAGGTTGCTGTGCTGGACATCTACACACCATGGCACAGCCTTGCCACCTCCCCTGTGTCACATG GGTTCGCTGAGGCAAGGCACGGATGTTGTGCTACAGGATTAGTGGAGTTCACAGTGTTCCTTTGTAATTCTTTGTCCATCGGGACATGTCCGAACGCGACGACATACGTGCATTGGGATTCCATTCACCCGTCGGAGGCAGCGAACAGAGTGATCGTAGATTCTCTCGGTGAGGGGATCAACAAGCTGGTTATGTAA